Proteins co-encoded in one Neofelis nebulosa isolate mNeoNeb1 chromosome 2, mNeoNeb1.pri, whole genome shotgun sequence genomic window:
- the AAMP gene encoding angio-associated migratory cell protein isoform X2, whose product MESESESGAAADTPPLETLSFHGDEEIIEVVELDPGPPDPDDLAQEMEDVDFEEEEEEEEGNEEGWVLEPQEGVVGSMEGPDDSEVTFALHSASVFCVSLDPKTNTLAVTGGEDDKAFVWRLSDGELLFECAGHKDSVTCAGFSHDSTLVATGDMSGLLKVWQVDTKEEVWSFEAGDLEWMEWHPRAPVLLAGTADGNAWMWKVPNGDCKTFQGPNCPATCGRVLPDGKRAVVGYEDGTIRIWDLKQGSPIHVLKGTEGHQGPLTCVATNQDGSLILTGSVDCQAKLVSATTGKVVGVFRPETVASQPSVGEGEESESNSVESLGFCSVMPLAAVGYLDGTLAIYDLSTQTLRHQCQHQSGIVQLLWEAGTAVVYTCSLDGIVRLWDARTGRLLTDYRGHTAEILDFALSKDASLVVTTSGDHKAKVFCVQRPDR is encoded by the exons ATGGAGTCCGAATCCGAGAGCGGGGCCGCTGCTGACACCCCTCCACTGGAGACCCTAAGCTTCCATGGAGATGAGGAGATTATCGAGGTGGTAGAACTGGATCCTGGTCCGCCGGACCCAG ATGATCTGGCCCAAGAGATGGAAGATGTGGActttgaagaagaggaagaagaggaagagggcaaTGAGGAGGGCTGGGTTCTGGAACCCCAGGAAGGGGTGGTCGGCAGCATGGAGGGCCCAGATGATAGCGAAGTCACCTTTGCATTGCACTCAG CATCTGTGTTTTGCGTGAGCCTGGACCCCAAGACCAACACCTTGGCGGTGACAGGGGGTGAAGATGACAAAGCTTTCGTGTGGAGGCTCAGTGATGGGGAGCTTCTCTTTGAGTGTGCAG GCCATAAAGACTCGGTTACTTGTGCTGGTTTCAGCCACGACTCTACCCTAGTGGCCACAGGGGACATGAGTGGCCTCTTGAAAGTGTGGCAGGTGGACACCAAGGAGGAGGTCTGGTCCTTTGAAGCAGGAGATCTGGAG TGGATGGAATGGCACCCTCGGGCACCTGTCCTACTGGCGGGCACGGCTGATGGCAACGCCTGGATGTGGAAGGTCCCAAACGGTGACTGCAAGACCTTCCAAGGTCCCAACTGCCCAGCTACCTGTGGCCGAGTCCTCCCTGATG GGAAGAGAGCTGTGGTCGGCTATGAGGATGGCACCATCAGGATCTGGGACCTGAAGCAGGGAAGCCCAATCCATGTATTAAAAG GGACTGAGGGTCACCAGGGCCCTCTGACCTGTGTCGCCACCAACCAGGACGGTAGCCTGATCCTAACTGGCTCTGTGGACTGCCAGGCCAAGCTGGTCAGTGCCACCACCGGCAAG GTAGTGGGTGTTTTCAGACCTGAAACCGTGGCCTCCCAGCCCAGcgtgggagaaggggaggagagcgAGTCCAATTCCGTGGAGTCCTTGGGCTTCTGCAGCGT GATGCCTCTTGCAGCTGTTGGCTACCTGGACGGGACCTTGGCCATCTATGACTTGTCTACACAGACTCTCAGGCACCAGTGTCAGCACCAG TCGGGCATCGTGCAACTGCTGTGGGAGGCAGGCACCGCCGTGGTTTACACTTGCAGCCTGGACGGCATCGTGCGCCTCTGGGACGCTCGGACCGGCCGCTTGCTTACTGACTACCGGGGCCACACGGCCGAGATCCTGGACTTTGCCCTCAGCAA AGATGCCTCTCTGGTGGTGACTACGTCAGGAGACCACAAAGCAAAAGTATTTTGTGTCCAGAGACCTGACCGCTAA
- the AAMP gene encoding angio-associated migratory cell protein isoform X1, which translates to MESESESGAAADTPPLETLSFHGDEEIIEVVELDPGPPDPADDLAQEMEDVDFEEEEEEEEGNEEGWVLEPQEGVVGSMEGPDDSEVTFALHSASVFCVSLDPKTNTLAVTGGEDDKAFVWRLSDGELLFECAGHKDSVTCAGFSHDSTLVATGDMSGLLKVWQVDTKEEVWSFEAGDLEWMEWHPRAPVLLAGTADGNAWMWKVPNGDCKTFQGPNCPATCGRVLPDGKRAVVGYEDGTIRIWDLKQGSPIHVLKGTEGHQGPLTCVATNQDGSLILTGSVDCQAKLVSATTGKVVGVFRPETVASQPSVGEGEESESNSVESLGFCSVMPLAAVGYLDGTLAIYDLSTQTLRHQCQHQSGIVQLLWEAGTAVVYTCSLDGIVRLWDARTGRLLTDYRGHTAEILDFALSKDASLVVTTSGDHKAKVFCVQRPDR; encoded by the exons ATGGAGTCCGAATCCGAGAGCGGGGCCGCTGCTGACACCCCTCCACTGGAGACCCTAAGCTTCCATGGAGATGAGGAGATTATCGAGGTGGTAGAACTGGATCCTGGTCCGCCGGACCCAG CAGATGATCTGGCCCAAGAGATGGAAGATGTGGActttgaagaagaggaagaagaggaagagggcaaTGAGGAGGGCTGGGTTCTGGAACCCCAGGAAGGGGTGGTCGGCAGCATGGAGGGCCCAGATGATAGCGAAGTCACCTTTGCATTGCACTCAG CATCTGTGTTTTGCGTGAGCCTGGACCCCAAGACCAACACCTTGGCGGTGACAGGGGGTGAAGATGACAAAGCTTTCGTGTGGAGGCTCAGTGATGGGGAGCTTCTCTTTGAGTGTGCAG GCCATAAAGACTCGGTTACTTGTGCTGGTTTCAGCCACGACTCTACCCTAGTGGCCACAGGGGACATGAGTGGCCTCTTGAAAGTGTGGCAGGTGGACACCAAGGAGGAGGTCTGGTCCTTTGAAGCAGGAGATCTGGAG TGGATGGAATGGCACCCTCGGGCACCTGTCCTACTGGCGGGCACGGCTGATGGCAACGCCTGGATGTGGAAGGTCCCAAACGGTGACTGCAAGACCTTCCAAGGTCCCAACTGCCCAGCTACCTGTGGCCGAGTCCTCCCTGATG GGAAGAGAGCTGTGGTCGGCTATGAGGATGGCACCATCAGGATCTGGGACCTGAAGCAGGGAAGCCCAATCCATGTATTAAAAG GGACTGAGGGTCACCAGGGCCCTCTGACCTGTGTCGCCACCAACCAGGACGGTAGCCTGATCCTAACTGGCTCTGTGGACTGCCAGGCCAAGCTGGTCAGTGCCACCACCGGCAAG GTAGTGGGTGTTTTCAGACCTGAAACCGTGGCCTCCCAGCCCAGcgtgggagaaggggaggagagcgAGTCCAATTCCGTGGAGTCCTTGGGCTTCTGCAGCGT GATGCCTCTTGCAGCTGTTGGCTACCTGGACGGGACCTTGGCCATCTATGACTTGTCTACACAGACTCTCAGGCACCAGTGTCAGCACCAG TCGGGCATCGTGCAACTGCTGTGGGAGGCAGGCACCGCCGTGGTTTACACTTGCAGCCTGGACGGCATCGTGCGCCTCTGGGACGCTCGGACCGGCCGCTTGCTTACTGACTACCGGGGCCACACGGCCGAGATCCTGGACTTTGCCCTCAGCAA AGATGCCTCTCTGGTGGTGACTACGTCAGGAGACCACAAAGCAAAAGTATTTTGTGTCCAGAGACCTGACCGCTAA
- the PNKD gene encoding probable hydrolase PNKD isoform X7 — protein MAAVVAATALKGRGARNARVLRGILSGATANKASQNRTRALQSHSSPECKEEPEPLSPELEYIPRKRGKNPMKAVGLAWAIGFPCGVLLFILTKREVDKDRLKQMKARQNMRASNTGEYESQRFRASSQHAPSPEAGSGVQA, from the exons ATGGCGGCGGTGGTAGCTGCTACGGCGCTGAAGGGCCGGGGGGCGAGAAATGCCCGCGTCCTCCGGG GGATCCTCTCAGGAGCCACAGCTAACAAGGCGTCCCAGAACAGGACCCGGGCGCTGCAAAGCCACAGCTCACCAGAATGCAAGGAGGAGCCTGAGCCCCTATCCCCTGAGCTGGAATACATTCCCAGAAAGAGGGGCAAGAACCCCATGAAAGCTGTGGGACTAGCCTG GGCCATCGGCTTCCCCTGTGGTGTCCTCCTCTTCATCCTCACCAAGCGGGAAGTGGACAAGGACCGTTTGAAGCAGATGAAGGCTCGGCAGAACATGCGGGCATCCAACACGGGCGAGTATGAGAGCCAGAGGTTCAGGGCCTCCTCCCAACATGCCCCGTCTCCTGAAGCCGGGTCGGGGGTGCAAGCCTGA